The Actinomyces viscosus genome segment CTGCGGCCGGCTGGCCGGGGGCGGGAACGAGCCGGAGCGGACGCTCAGCCCGCCCCCACCCCCGGGAGCCGCTCAGGAGGCGGCAGCCGCCTTGAGGTCCGCCTGGAGGGCGGTGACGTCGGAGGCTCCTTGGGCGAACTTGGTCAGGGCGTCGTTCATCGCGTTGGTGGCCTTGGCGGGCAGGGCGGCGCCGTGGGCGATGGAGGAGACGATCTTGTCCTTGGCGAAGGACTCCATGGCCGAGCGCTGGTACTCGGAGAACTTGCCCTTCTCCTCGTCGCTGAGGTCCGTGCGCGCGGGGATCGAGCCCTTGACGGTGTTGAAGGCGATCTGGCCGTCCTTGGAGGAGATCGTGTTGAGCCAGTTCTTGGCGCCGCCGGGGTGCTTGGCTCCGTCGGGCAGCGTGAAGGAGTCGGCCAGGAAGTCGAAGACGCCCTCGGTGCCCGGGACCGGGAAGTAGATGTAGTCCTCCCCGGCCTTCTTGCCGGCGGCATCGAAGCCGGCCACGGCCCAGTCACCCATGACGTTGAAGGCGGCCTTGCCGTCCATGACGGGCTTCATGGCGGGCTCCCAGTCCTCGGTGTAGAGGGAGGAGTCGGTGTAGCCCACGATCGTCTTGTAGTGCCCGAGCGCCTTGGTGACCTCGGCGCCACCCCAGTCGGTCTTGCTGTCGAAGAGCCCGTTGTAGGCGTCCACCCCCAGGTCGGCGATGAGGATGGTCTCGAGCAGCTCGAGCTGGGTCCAGGCCATACCCATGGTGATAGGGGTCAGCCCGGCGGCCTTGACCTTCTCCATGTCGGCGATCCAGGCGTCGATGGTGGTGGCCGGCTTGGTCGGGTCGAGCCCGGCGGCCTTGAGCGCGGGCACCGAGGCCCACACGACGTTGGCCCGGTGGATGTTGGAGGGCACGGAGTAGATCTTGCCGTCGGAGTCCTTGAGCCGGTCCATGAGGGTGGCGGGGAAGGCCTCGTTGAGCTTGAACTCCTCGTAGAGGCTGGAGACGTCCAGCAGGTAGCCGGCCTCGATGTGGTCCTTGATCTCAGCGCCGGCGTGCGCCTGGTAGGTGTCCGGCGGGTTCTTGGCGGCCAGGTCCGCGGCGAGCTTCTGCTTGGCCTGGCTTCCGGCACCACCGGAGACGGCCTTGTTCTCGAACTTCGTCTTGGGGAACTGCTCGTTGAAGACCTTGATGAGGGCATCCAGGCCGAGCTTCTCCGAGCCGGCCGACCACCAGGTGACGACGTCGACCTCGCTGGCGTCCCCCTCACCGGCGGCCCCGGCCGACTTCGAGCCCGAGCTGGCGGAGGTTGCGCAGGCGGCCAGGGTGGCGGCGACTGCAGTGGTACCCAGTCCCGCCAGGACGGTGCGGCGGGAGAGGTAGTGGGTGGAACGCATGGGACTGCTCCTTTGAAACGACGTTGTCTCATGACCACGGCACCGTTGCCGCGGGAGGTGAGCGGAGATGACGGAGAGTCATCTGATCTCGGCATCGAAGAGTAGACCCAAGCTGAGCGAAACTCAAACGTATGTTGCGTTAACAATCATTAATCTGGTAAGTCGTCACATGTCTATACCAGTAACGGCACCGGTCCTCCTCGCCTGCCCTGGGCACGGGCAGAAAAAAGGTCCTCGCTGCCAAGCAGGCAGCGAGGACCAGTGAGGACCGACGACGTGTCAGCCGGGAGACCTCAGATGAGCCCCATGGAGGCCACGGTGTTCTTCTCCTCGACGAGCTCGGCCGCCGAGGCGTCGATCCGACCGCGGGAGAAGTCGTC includes the following:
- a CDS encoding ABC transporter substrate-binding protein, which translates into the protein MRSTHYLSRRTVLAGLGTTAVAATLAACATSASSGSKSAGAAGEGDASEVDVVTWWSAGSEKLGLDALIKVFNEQFPKTKFENKAVSGGAGSQAKQKLAADLAAKNPPDTYQAHAGAEIKDHIEAGYLLDVSSLYEEFKLNEAFPATLMDRLKDSDGKIYSVPSNIHRANVVWASVPALKAAGLDPTKPATTIDAWIADMEKVKAAGLTPITMGMAWTQLELLETILIADLGVDAYNGLFDSKTDWGGAEVTKALGHYKTIVGYTDSSLYTEDWEPAMKPVMDGKAAFNVMGDWAVAGFDAAGKKAGEDYIYFPVPGTEGVFDFLADSFTLPDGAKHPGGAKNWLNTISSKDGQIAFNTVKGSIPARTDLSDEEKGKFSEYQRSAMESFAKDKIVSSIAHGAALPAKATNAMNDALTKFAQGASDVTALQADLKAAAAS